A stretch of DNA from bacterium:
TTTGATGGTATTTAACAAAAAAATCTACAAAGGAAAAAAGAGGCTATGTTTTTGTGATGTGTTTTTGATATAATATATCCTGTTTAGAGGTAATTCTGGACAAAGGTAGCGAAATATAGGAAATTATAGATGGGCAGAACTGCGTATAACATGGCATAAAAGATTAATGCCCAAACCCTTTGGGCTTCTTTTGCAAAGGAAACATTAAGTGAAATATCCTCACATAAACCCCTTGCCAAATAAGGGTTAAATTACATATCATAATAGCATGAAACTCGGCATTGATATTGGTTCAATAAGTTTAAAAATAGCCCTTTTGGATGATAACAATAACATCCTTGAGGCTAGTTATATCAGGCACAAGGGAAATCCCCTTCCTTTATTGCTTGAAAAGATAGAGGATTTTCCCGATGATATATTGGTTGGCTTTACAGGAACAGGGGCAAAGGGAATCTGTGAATTTTTTGGAATTTCTCCTCTGAATGAAGTAATTGCCCAGGCATCTGCAACCTCTAAATTAAACAAGGAGATAAGGACGATAATAGAAATCGGAGGAAGTGACTCAAAGCTGATTAACCTTTCTGAAGATGGCTCAATCCTAGATTTTTCAACCAACACCATATGTGCCGCAGGTTGTGGCTCATTTTTAGACCAGCAGGCTTCCCGAATGAAGCTTACCATTGAGGAATTTTCCGAAAAGGCATTAAGCTCAGAGAAGCCACCCAGGATTGCGGGAAGGTGCTCGGTATTTGCCAAGACCGATATGATTCACCTCCAGCAAGAAGCCACTCCTATTGAGGATATTATTGCTGGCTTATGCTTTGCCTTTGCCAGGAATTTTAAATCTGTGATTGGAAAGGGAAAAAACATAAATCCGCCTGTTTCATTCCAAGGCGGTGTTGCCGCAAATAAGGGAATGCTCAGGGCATTCTCTGAGATATTAGGGATTGAGATTATTATTCCAGAGCATTTTGCCACAATGGGTGCAATTGGTGCAGCCCTTTTGGCAAAGAATAAGATAGAGCTTAAAAGATTAAAGGATTTTAAGATTAAAGAGGAAAAGATTGGGCTTGAACCCTTAAGCCTCATTGCCCCCATTTCCGAATACAAAGACAAAATAAAAACCTATCCACGACTCCCGACTCCCGATCTCCTCCTCCCGACTTATATTGGCATTGACATTGGCTCTGTCTCAACCAATGTTGTGGCAATTGACGAAAACAAAAGGGTTTTAGCAAGAAGGTATCTACCTACAGCAAGTAGACCAATTGAAGCGGTATGTCAGGGCCTGGATGAGATTGGAAAAGAAATTGGCGAATATGTTGAGGTTAAAGGATGTGGGACAACCGGCTCAGGAAGGTATATGATTGCCGATTTTGTCGGAGGCGATATTGTAAAGAATGAGATAACCGCTCAGGCAAGGGCAGCATACGATATAGACCAAAGCGTAGATACAATCTTTGAGATAGGTGGTCAGGATTCAAAGTATATTTCCTTGGAAAATGGTTGTATTGTTGACTTTGAGATGAATAAGGTCTGTGCAGCAGGAACCGGTTCATTCTTGGAGGAGCAGGCAGAGAGGCTTGGGATAAATATAAAGGAGGAATTTGCCAATCTGGCATTTCAATCAGAGCAACCCCTTGCCTTAGGGGAGCGATGCACGGTATTTATGGAGACAGACATTGTCTCACACCAGCAAAAACAGGCAGAGAAAAAGGACATTGTAGCTGGGCTTGCCTATTCTATTGTGCATAATTACCTAAATCGGGTTGTCGGCGAAAAAAAGGTAGGGAATAAAATATTCTTTCAAGGTGGAACAGCAGCTAACCTTGCGGTTACCGCAGCCTTTGAAAATGTCTGCGGAAAGAGGATTTTTATCCCCGAAAATCACGATGTAACCGGTGCAATTGGTGTTGCCATAATTGCTAAAGAGAGCAATATAGAAAAAACAAGATTTAAAGGCTTTTTTCTGAAAAATAGAAAATATGAGCTTTCCTCCTTTGAATGCAAGGGATGCCCAAATTCTTGCGAGATAAAAAAGGTCAAGTTGGAAGACGAAGAGCCTCTGTTTTATGGGGCAAGGTGTGAGAAGTATGAAAAAAAAGCTCAAGGGTCAAGGGTCAAGGGTCAAGGGTCAGAACTACCTGATTTGTTTGAGGAGAGGGAAGATTTGCTTCTAAATATTTATAGCAAAAGCGTAGATGGAAAAAAAATAGGGATTCCGAGGGCTTTGTTTTTCTATGAATTCTTTCCATTCTTTAAGGCATTCTTTAGCGAATTGGGATTTGAGGTTATTTTTTCAGAAAAGACAAATAAATCAATTATTCATAAGGGGGTTGAGGGTGTTTCTGTAGACACCTGCTTTCCCATAAAGCTTACCCACGGTCATATCTTAAGCCTCCTTGAAGCCGGGGTTGATTATCTATTTCTTCCCTCAATTATAAACCTAGCCCAGACATCCAAATATTTCTCAGAATCCTACCATTGCCCCTATGTCCAATCCATTCCCTATACGGTTGCTTCAACGATGAATTTCAAGGAGCATAGAGTGCAAGTTCTTCAGCCGGTAATAAGGATGCGCTATGAGAAAAAGGGTCTTCTAAAGCCATTGGTTGAGATGGGAAAGGCATTAGGGATTTCACCAGAAAGGGTAAAGAAGGCATTGGATATTGCCCATAGTGTCCAGGAAGAATTTAGGAAAAGGATAAAAGAAAGGGGAAAGGAGATATTATCATCTTTAGACAATCG
This window harbors:
- a CDS encoding acyl-CoA dehydratase activase — its product is MKLGIDIGSISLKIALLDDNNNILEASYIRHKGNPLPLLLEKIEDFPDDILVGFTGTGAKGICEFFGISPLNEVIAQASATSKLNKEIRTIIEIGGSDSKLINLSEDGSILDFSTNTICAAGCGSFLDQQASRMKLTIEEFSEKALSSEKPPRIAGRCSVFAKTDMIHLQQEATPIEDIIAGLCFAFARNFKSVIGKGKNINPPVSFQGGVAANKGMLRAFSEILGIEIIIPEHFATMGAIGAALLAKNKIELKRLKDFKIKEEKIGLEPLSLIAPISEYKDKIKTYPRLPTPDLLLPTYIGIDIGSVSTNVVAIDENKRVLARRYLPTASRPIEAVCQGLDEIGKEIGEYVEVKGCGTTGSGRYMIADFVGGDIVKNEITAQARAAYDIDQSVDTIFEIGGQDSKYISLENGCIVDFEMNKVCAAGTGSFLEEQAERLGINIKEEFANLAFQSEQPLALGERCTVFMETDIVSHQQKQAEKKDIVAGLAYSIVHNYLNRVVGEKKVGNKIFFQGGTAANLAVTAAFENVCGKRIFIPENHDVTGAIGVAIIAKESNIEKTRFKGFFLKNRKYELSSFECKGCPNSCEIKKVKLEDEEPLFYGARCEKYEKKAQGSRVKGQGSELPDLFEEREDLLLNIYSKSVDGKKIGIPRALFFYEFFPFFKAFFSELGFEVIFSEKTNKSIIHKGVEGVSVDTCFPIKLTHGHILSLLEAGVDYLFLPSIINLAQTSKYFSESYHCPYVQSIPYTVASTMNFKEHRVQVLQPVIRMRYEKKGLLKPLVEMGKALGISPERVKKALDIAHSVQEEFRKRIKERGKEILSSLDNRAIVLIARSYNGNDCGLNLELPRKLRDLGVLAIPMDFLPLDSVDISVDWPNMYWRSGQQILSACELVRKDERLFPIYLTNYGCGPDSFIVSFFKEKMEEKPHLIIEVDEHSADVGAITRCEAFLDSIENARKKKIEEEKRIKTLTIEKKTKRKIIIPYMSDHAYALEAAFEANGVNAEVMPESDKETLYWGRKYTLGRECYPAIVTTGDMVKFTKRADFNPKESAFFMGGSSGPCRFGQYSMLQRFVLDSLGYKDTPIYAPNQAKNFFKDLSLVGKDFEPLAWAGIVAIDILEKALYETRPYERVGSRESGVKSQKNGETERVYKEYVGKVCNAIKQKKDLLPVMKEAALAFSRIPVYPKDKPVIGLVGEFFVRANKFSNENVIKKVEALGGEVWSAPVNEWFLYRNFRRNMHSLLTNDYACFVKTSIKNLYQVKTEARLSYPFHHLLRGIGEPSTSQVLEFAHPYLHHSFEGEAIMSIGKAIDFVKKGLCGIINTIPFTCMPGTIATAILKSVSEDNKGLPILTIAYDGLSSANTDMRLEAFIHQAKGYAKTQFLTNK